Proteins encoded by one window of Rouxiella chamberiensis:
- a CDS encoding YdgA family protein has product MKKSLVAVSVIVVLGAAWTGASWYTGKMLEQHMGDIVADANTQLKTHYPQSGVTLVYQDYHRGIFSSRARFVVQPDGTTPNGALQSGDEVAFIETIDHGPFPAAQLKKFNLIPSMASVHSELQNTATVKGLFDLTQGKSPVNADTRIGYGGDTASVIDLLPVNYQKNTSKLEFAGGTINLDVAKDMQKVEMDAKTGSLAFTSPNQWGQLEKVTLSGVSLDTDTHKGKFDISLGKGNLNVDNIGVNIDGKDAAQLAGLKMNTNFDEDQQNLKGQIDYSLDSLKIQGADFGSGKLSIKLDKLDEQSVKTFSDSYNQQGMALMQQAQALGPDVYRQQATALLLSKLPILLKGNPSITIDPLSWKNSKGESTFTLKLDMKDPAAAGSAAQSQDQLISQLVNNVDAKLTIPLDMATQMTTQIAQVEGYTGDDAEKLAKQQVQGLAAMGQMFKITTLKDNAITSTFHFSGNQIDLNGQKMSLQEFAGLFGMLGGPQIPAQNEPSAPAQPAIPGAPVVPAVPAVPAQPAQ; this is encoded by the coding sequence ATGAAAAAATCGTTAGTCGCTGTAAGCGTCATAGTTGTACTTGGCGCAGCCTGGACCGGCGCTTCCTGGTATACAGGAAAAATGCTCGAGCAACATATGGGTGATATCGTTGCCGATGCCAATACGCAGCTGAAAACACATTATCCGCAGTCTGGGGTCACGCTGGTTTATCAGGATTATCATCGCGGTATTTTCAGCAGCCGCGCGCGCTTTGTGGTACAGCCTGACGGCACCACGCCCAACGGTGCGCTGCAATCGGGTGATGAAGTGGCGTTTATCGAAACCATCGATCATGGCCCTTTCCCCGCTGCACAGCTTAAAAAATTCAACCTGATCCCGAGCATGGCGTCGGTTCATTCAGAACTGCAAAACACGGCTACGGTGAAAGGTCTGTTTGATCTGACACAAGGTAAATCTCCGGTCAATGCCGATACGCGCATTGGTTACGGCGGCGATACGGCGTCGGTTATCGACCTGTTGCCGGTCAACTATCAGAAAAACACCAGCAAGCTCGAGTTTGCGGGCGGCACCATCAATCTTGATGTCGCCAAAGATATGCAGAAAGTCGAGATGGATGCCAAGACCGGTAGCCTCGCCTTTACGTCGCCTAACCAGTGGGGCCAGCTTGAAAAAGTGACCCTGAGCGGCGTTTCGCTCGATACCGATACCCACAAAGGCAAATTCGATATTTCGCTGGGCAAAGGTAATCTGAACGTCGACAACATCGGCGTGAACATCGATGGCAAAGATGCAGCGCAGTTGGCCGGTCTCAAGATGAACACCAATTTCGACGAAGACCAGCAGAATCTCAAAGGTCAGATTGATTACTCCCTCGACTCGCTGAAGATTCAGGGAGCTGATTTTGGTTCGGGCAAGTTGAGCATCAAACTCGATAAACTGGACGAGCAGTCGGTCAAGACCTTCTCCGACAGCTACAACCAGCAAGGAATGGCGTTGATGCAGCAGGCGCAGGCCCTGGGACCCGACGTTTATCGCCAGCAGGCGACCGCCCTGCTATTGTCCAAATTGCCTATCCTGCTGAAAGGTAATCCAAGCATCACCATCGATCCGCTTAGCTGGAAAAACAGCAAGGGGGAAAGCACCTTTACCCTCAAACTGGACATGAAAGACCCCGCCGCGGCCGGTTCGGCTGCCCAGAGTCAGGATCAGCTGATTTCACAACTGGTGAACAACGTTGACGCCAAGTTGACCATTCCTCTGGATATGGCGACCCAGATGACCACGCAAATTGCGCAGGTTGAAGGCTACACCGGTGACGATGCCGAGAAACTGGCGAAACAGCAGGTGCAGGGTCTAGCCGCGATGGGTCAGATGTTCAAGATAACCACGCTGAAAGACAACGCAATCACCAGCACTTTCCACTTCTCGGGCAATCAAATTGATTTGAATGGCCAGAAAATGAGTCTGCAGGAGTTTGCCGGTCTGTTCGGTATGCTGGGCGGACCACAAATCCCGGCGCAGAATGAACCTTCTGCCCCTGCGCAGCCTGCAATCCCGGGCGCGCCGGTTGTCCCTGCGGTTCCCGCAGTACCGGCACAGCCAGCACAGTAA
- the add gene encoding adenosine deaminase → MIDSRLPLTDIHRHLDGNIRAQTILDLGRQFNLALPANDLETLRPHVQVTKTEPDLVSFLQKLDWGVAVLGSLDACHRVAQENVADAARAGLHYAELRFSPYYMAMNHKLPIDGVVEAVIDGVRRGCRDHDIDVNLIGILSRTFGEDACVQELEGLLAHKDGITALDLAGDELGFPGSLFLDHFNRGRDAGWQITVHAGEAAGPESIWQAIRELGAVRIGHGVKAAEDPELMDFLAKHQIGIESCLTSNIQTSTVSSLEKHPLATFLRHGILASINTDDPAVQGIEIGHEYQVAAPAAGLTPAEIRQAQENGLNMAFLSEADKQRIRVKVQG, encoded by the coding sequence ATGATTGATTCTCGACTTCCGCTTACTGATATTCACCGCCACCTTGATGGTAACATTCGTGCCCAAACCATCCTCGATCTGGGTCGTCAATTCAATCTTGCCTTGCCTGCCAACGATTTGGAAACGCTGCGTCCGCATGTTCAGGTCACCAAGACCGAGCCGGATCTGGTCAGTTTCCTGCAAAAACTGGATTGGGGCGTTGCCGTTCTGGGTTCGCTCGATGCCTGTCATCGCGTCGCGCAGGAAAACGTCGCCGATGCGGCGCGAGCCGGTCTGCATTACGCCGAGCTGCGTTTTTCCCCTTATTATATGGCGATGAACCATAAGCTGCCGATCGACGGCGTGGTCGAGGCCGTCATTGACGGCGTGCGTCGCGGTTGTCGCGATCACGACATCGACGTCAATCTGATTGGCATTCTCAGCCGCACCTTTGGTGAAGATGCCTGCGTTCAGGAACTCGAAGGATTACTGGCGCACAAAGACGGCATCACTGCGCTGGATTTGGCCGGTGATGAACTGGGTTTCCCGGGCAGTCTGTTCCTGGATCACTTTAATCGTGGCCGCGATGCCGGCTGGCAGATAACGGTGCATGCGGGTGAAGCCGCTGGCCCTGAAAGCATCTGGCAGGCCATTCGCGAGCTGGGCGCTGTGCGTATCGGGCACGGCGTCAAGGCCGCAGAAGATCCGGAGCTGATGGATTTCCTCGCCAAGCATCAGATTGGTATCGAGTCTTGCCTGACGTCGAATATTCAAACCAGCACCGTTTCTTCCCTGGAAAAACACCCGCTGGCGACGTTCCTGCGCCACGGCATTCTGGCTTCCATCAATACCGACGACCCTGCCGTGCAAGGTATCGAGATTGGTCATGAATATCAGGTTGCCGCGCCGGCAGCAGGACTCACACCCGCCGAAATTCGTCAGGCGCAGGAGAACGGTCTTAATATGGCCTTCCTCAGCGAAGCCGACAAACAACGTATCCGCGTTAAGGTACAGGGTTAA
- the fumC gene encoding class II fumarate hydratase, with protein sequence MAAHRIEKDSMGPIEVPADKLWGAQTQRSLEHFRISSEKMPTALIHALAQTKRAAASVNMDLGLLPADRGNAIIAAADEVLADKHTSEFPLSIWQTGSGTQTNMNMNEVLANRGSEILGGERGESRLIHPNDDVNKSQSSNDVFPTAMHVAAVVSVREQLIPELKALHKTLSDKAEAFKDIVKIGRTHLQDATPLTLGQEISGWAAMLAHNLVHIEASLPHIAELALGGTAVGTGLNTHPEYAERVAKEIASLTGLPFVTSPNKFEALATCDALVHGHGSLKGLAASLMKIANDVRWLSSGPRSGIGEISIPENEPGSSIMPGKVNPTQCEAMTMLCAQVLGNDVAVNIGGASGNFELNVFRPMVIHNYLQSIRLLADGMRGFNEHCAIGIEPNRDRITQLLNESLMLVTALNTHIGYDKAAEIAKKAHKEGLTLKASALKLGYLTEEQFNEWVRPEDMVGSMKK encoded by the coding sequence ATGGCAGCTCATCGCATTGAAAAAGACTCAATGGGACCGATCGAAGTCCCGGCCGATAAACTATGGGGAGCACAGACACAGCGTTCACTAGAGCATTTCCGTATCTCTTCGGAAAAGATGCCCACCGCGCTTATTCATGCTCTTGCCCAGACCAAACGCGCCGCTGCAAGCGTAAACATGGATCTTGGCCTGCTTCCGGCCGATCGCGGTAATGCAATTATCGCCGCCGCCGACGAAGTTCTCGCCGACAAGCACACATCCGAATTCCCGCTCTCTATCTGGCAGACCGGTTCCGGTACCCAGACCAACATGAACATGAACGAGGTTCTGGCCAACCGCGGCAGTGAAATCCTCGGCGGTGAACGTGGCGAAAGCCGTTTGATTCACCCAAATGATGACGTTAACAAGAGCCAGAGTTCGAACGACGTTTTCCCGACCGCCATGCATGTGGCCGCCGTTGTCTCCGTTCGCGAGCAACTGATCCCGGAACTGAAAGCCCTGCACAAGACCTTGTCCGACAAAGCCGAAGCGTTCAAGGACATCGTTAAAATCGGCCGTACACATTTACAGGACGCCACGCCGCTGACGCTGGGTCAGGAAATCTCCGGCTGGGCCGCGATGCTGGCACACAACCTGGTTCATATTGAAGCCAGCCTGCCACACATTGCCGAACTGGCGCTGGGCGGCACCGCCGTCGGAACCGGTTTGAACACCCATCCAGAATATGCCGAGCGCGTAGCCAAAGAGATTGCAAGCCTGACCGGTTTGCCTTTCGTGACGTCCCCCAACAAGTTTGAAGCGCTGGCAACCTGTGACGCGCTGGTACATGGTCACGGTTCTCTGAAAGGTCTGGCGGCGTCGTTGATGAAAATCGCCAACGATGTGCGCTGGTTGTCTTCCGGCCCACGTAGCGGCATCGGCGAGATTTCCATTCCTGAAAACGAACCGGGCAGCTCCATTATGCCTGGCAAGGTTAACCCGACGCAGTGCGAAGCCATGACCATGCTGTGCGCGCAGGTGCTGGGTAACGACGTCGCAGTGAATATTGGCGGCGCTTCCGGTAACTTCGAGCTGAACGTGTTCCGCCCGATGGTTATCCATAACTATCTGCAATCTATTCGCCTGCTGGCCGACGGCATGCGTGGATTCAACGAGCATTGCGCTATCGGCATCGAGCCGAACCGCGATCGTATCACGCAGCTGCTGAACGAATCCTTGATGCTGGTCACCGCACTGAACACGCACATTGGCTACGACAAAGCCGCAGAAATCGCCAAGAAAGCGCATAAAGAGGGGCTGACTTTGAAAGCTTCTGCGCTGAAACTCGGCTATCTGACCGAAGAACAGTTCAATGAGTGGGTACGTCCGGAAGACATGGTTGGCAGCATGAAAAAGTAA
- the manA gene encoding mannose-6-phosphate isomerase — translation MQKMHNSVQNYAWGSIDALSRLYGISNPQGIPVAELWMGAHPKSSSTVEDANGQTRSLREVIDQDLVANLGEKVATRFGELPFLFKVLCADQPLSIQVHPSKSNAVIGFEKENQANIPLDAAERNYKDANHKPELVFALTPFSAINGFREPGEIASLLQPVSGAHPDIARFLLNPDMAHLKTLFTALLVMSGEEKSLALDILKNALHSRSGEPWDTIRSIAQFYPEDSGLFSPLLLNVVKLQPGEAMFLYAETPHAYLKGVALEVMANSDNVLRAGLTPKYIDIPELVANLKFESKPAETLLTSPEKQDNALVFPIPVEDFAFALHDLSALPQTLTQDSAAIVFCMEGQTILDNNQQQIVLHPGESCFIPASDKSVKASGNGRIARVFNQLS, via the coding sequence ATGCAAAAGATGCATAACAGTGTTCAAAATTACGCGTGGGGAAGCATCGATGCGCTTTCCCGCCTTTACGGTATCAGCAATCCGCAGGGAATTCCGGTCGCTGAACTGTGGATGGGCGCCCATCCCAAAAGTAGTTCGACCGTTGAAGACGCCAACGGCCAGACCCGTTCGCTGCGCGAAGTGATTGATCAGGATCTTGTCGCGAATCTGGGTGAAAAGGTGGCTACACGCTTTGGCGAACTGCCGTTTCTGTTCAAGGTGCTCTGCGCCGACCAGCCTTTGTCGATTCAGGTACATCCCAGCAAAAGCAATGCCGTCATCGGTTTCGAGAAAGAGAATCAGGCCAATATTCCCCTGGATGCCGCCGAACGCAACTATAAAGATGCCAACCATAAACCTGAACTGGTGTTCGCACTGACACCTTTTTCGGCCATCAACGGTTTCCGTGAACCGGGTGAAATTGCCTCGTTATTGCAGCCTGTTTCCGGCGCGCATCCCGATATTGCCCGTTTCCTGCTCAACCCGGACATGGCGCATCTGAAAACACTGTTTACCGCGCTTCTGGTCATGAGCGGTGAAGAGAAATCGCTGGCACTCGATATTCTGAAAAATGCACTGCATTCCCGCAGCGGCGAGCCGTGGGACACCATTCGCAGCATTGCCCAATTCTATCCTGAGGATAGCGGCCTCTTCTCTCCACTGTTGCTGAACGTGGTCAAACTGCAGCCCGGCGAAGCCATGTTCCTCTATGCCGAAACGCCGCATGCTTACCTCAAAGGGGTTGCGCTTGAAGTGATGGCGAATTCCGATAACGTGCTGCGCGCTGGACTGACGCCGAAATACATCGATATTCCGGAGCTTGTCGCCAATCTCAAGTTCGAATCCAAGCCTGCCGAGACGCTGCTTACCTCGCCTGAAAAACAGGATAATGCCCTGGTGTTTCCGATTCCCGTGGAAGATTTTGCCTTTGCGCTGCACGACCTTTCCGCCCTGCCGCAAACGCTGACACAAGACAGCGCCGCCATCGTATTTTGCATGGAAGGCCAGACGATTCTGGACAACAACCAGCAGCAAATTGTGCTGCATCCGGGTGAATCCTGCTTTATTCCTGCGTCGGACAAGTCGGTGAAGGCGAGCGGTAACGGGCGTATTGCCCGCGTCTTTAACCAGCTTTCTTAA